One genomic segment of Drosophila melanogaster chromosome 3R includes these proteins:
- the CG15185 gene encoding uncharacterized protein, which produces MDTHIVCDQVFIAHAEDELLLIYDNEINFGEDPAPIYDDVWQSEEDVTPEEILADVKDYGALEEVMDTPIIYEISDSENEMTPEENLNEVVDHDSRKKNVTYDVDVSALIQNTELFQPEKLMVYIHGPNFTFPDSGFFAEQGDNLNANNVTYKTIASDTISHSPGEVTDVTGVICYHSHDFVFQAYSPPSIPSLHADHCPRHFKTSRNVFWAEMEEVSCILLHSAAAYLEAPAYVHDDTIAFVAKGLALAKEFMTDGETPQSRPQSIGRLVAAIVMDRKSAVVMAYAVNHFVPQTMTDDSTGEVLGIMLNNVIRGFAINDHLRRIIIKKTCPVLSVVNQIPN; this is translated from the coding sequence ATGGATACCCACATTGTTTGTGACCAAGTCTTTATTGCGCATGCTGAAGATGAATTGTTACTTATTTACGacaatgaaattaatttcggGGAGGATCCTGCCCCAATCTATGATGACGTCTGGCAAAGCGAAGAGGACGTGACCCCAGAAGAGATTCTAGCCGACGTCAAAGACTACGGAGCTTTAGAGGAAGTAATGGACACTCCTATAATTTACGAAATCTCGGATAGCGAGAATGAAATGACTCCAGAAGAGAATTTAAACGAGGTCGTAGACCACGATTCGAGGAAAAAAAATGTCACTTACGATGTAGACGTTTCGGCCCTAATCCAGAATACCGAGCTCTTTCAACCAGAAAAACTTATGGTCTACATTCACGGTCCAAATTTCACGTTTCCAGATTCGGGATTCTTTGCAGAGCAGGGAGATAACTTGAATGCAAACAATGTAACCTACAAGACGATCGCGTCTGATACTATTAGCCATTCACCTGGAGAAGTGACCGATGTGACAGGCGTAATCTGTTATCACAGCCATGACTTCGTCTTCCAGGCATACTCGCCGCCATCGATCCCCAGCTTGCATGCCGACCATTGTCCTCGTCACTTCAAAACCTCACGAAACGTCTTCTGGGCCGAAATGGAGGAGGTGTCCTGCATCCTGCTGCATTCGGCGGCCGCCTATTTAGAGGCCCCCGCTTATGTGCACGACGACACgattgcttttgttgccaaGGGTCTCGCCTTGGCCAAGGAATTCATGACCGATGGGGAAACTCCCCAGAGCAGACCGCAGAGCATCGGTCGCCTGGTGGCCGCCATTGTCATGGACAGGAAGTCGGCCGTTGTAATGGCATATGCCGTGAACCACTTCGTTCCTCAGACCATGACCGATGACAGCACAGGCGAGGTGTTAGGCATAATGCTCAATAACGTCATTCGCGGATTTGCCATCAACGACCACCTCCGTCGTATCATTATCAAAAAGACCTGCCCCGTTCTTTCCGTGGTGAACCAAATTCCAAACTAA